In Bradyrhizobium sp. G127, one genomic interval encodes:
- a CDS encoding MaoC family dehydratase yields the protein MGVAMDREDFVKLVGSELGVSEWHTIDQKQIDAFADATEDFQFIHIDPERAKRETPFGGTIAHGFLSLSVLPKMAYATMPTLNGASMSINYGFDKIRFLTPVRAGKRVRARFVLSEVTMKSPQELLARTATTLEIENEPKPALVADWLGMHFFA from the coding sequence ATGGGCGTTGCGATGGACCGCGAGGACTTTGTCAAACTCGTCGGCAGCGAGCTTGGCGTCTCTGAATGGCATACTATCGATCAGAAGCAGATCGACGCCTTTGCGGACGCGACCGAAGATTTCCAGTTCATCCATATCGATCCAGAGCGCGCCAAGCGCGAAACCCCATTCGGCGGGACTATTGCGCACGGTTTCCTGTCGCTCTCGGTTCTGCCCAAGATGGCCTACGCGACAATGCCGACGCTGAATGGCGCGTCGATGTCGATCAACTATGGCTTCGACAAGATCAGGTTTCTGACCCCGGTTCGCGCCGGCAAGCGTGTGCGTGCCCGATTTGTGCTGTCCGAGGTGACCATGAAATCGCCCCAGGAACTGCTGGCCCGCACGGCAACCACGCTTGAGATCGAGAACGAGCCGAAACCCGCGCTGGTCGCGGACTGGCTCGGCATGCACTTCTTCGCCTAA
- a CDS encoding SDR family NAD(P)-dependent oxidoreductase gives MAIRFDGRVAVVTGAGAGLGRAHALGLAKLGARVVVNDMGAARDGSGGSVSPAEAVVEEIRKAGGEAMADGADVSNFAQVQEMVAKATAKWGSVDLMVANAGILRDKSFGKMEPDDFAKVIAVHLTGTFNCCKAVWDGMRERNFGRIVVTTSSSGLFGNFGQANYAAAKAGMVGLMNVLAEEGRKTNIKVNTISPTAATRMTEGLIGPEILALMKPEAITPAVLYLLSEDAPTRTIMGAGAGSFAVIKVVETEGLNLPQDQWTPDAIAANFAKIGDMSTARDLGGAFFQTFKYVEQAAKAAGIKLPPMGG, from the coding sequence ATGGCAATCAGATTCGATGGACGCGTTGCGGTCGTGACCGGCGCAGGTGCAGGCCTTGGGCGCGCGCACGCGCTGGGGCTTGCGAAACTCGGCGCGCGCGTGGTGGTCAACGACATGGGGGCTGCTCGCGACGGCAGCGGCGGTTCGGTTAGTCCGGCGGAAGCCGTCGTCGAGGAAATCCGCAAGGCGGGCGGCGAGGCGATGGCCGACGGCGCCGACGTCTCGAACTTCGCGCAGGTCCAGGAGATGGTTGCGAAGGCCACCGCAAAATGGGGCAGCGTCGATCTGATGGTCGCGAATGCCGGAATTCTGCGCGACAAGTCCTTCGGCAAGATGGAGCCGGATGATTTCGCCAAAGTCATCGCCGTGCACCTCACCGGCACCTTCAACTGCTGCAAGGCGGTGTGGGACGGCATGCGCGAGCGCAACTTTGGCCGCATCGTCGTCACCACGTCGTCGTCGGGCCTGTTCGGAAACTTTGGTCAGGCCAACTACGCAGCGGCGAAGGCCGGCATGGTCGGCCTGATGAACGTGCTTGCCGAGGAAGGCCGCAAGACCAACATCAAGGTCAACACGATTTCTCCGACGGCGGCGACGCGCATGACCGAAGGCCTGATCGGTCCTGAAATTCTGGCGCTGATGAAACCCGAAGCGATCACCCCTGCGGTTCTCTATTTGCTCAGCGAAGACGCGCCGACCCGCACCATCATGGGCGCAGGCGCAGGCTCGTTCGCGGTCATCAAGGTCGTCGAGACCGAAGGCCTCAACCTTCCGCAGGATCAGTGGACGCCGGACGCCATCGCGGCGAACTTTGCGAAGATCGGCGACATGTCGACCGCGCGCGATCTCGGCGGCGCATTCTTCCAGACGTTCAAGTACGTCGAGCAGGCCGCAAAGGCAGCGGGCATCAAGCTGCCGCCGATGGGCGGTTAA
- a CDS encoding TIGR03862 family flavoprotein, which translates to MDVAVIGAGPAGLMAAEILAKGGAQVTVYDRMPSVGRKFLLAGRGGLNLTHSEPLDQFLARYREATRYLRPAIEAFPPDALRAWSDSLGQPTFVGSSGRVFPHAFKASPLLRAWLRRLDQLGVEFALRHRWTGWNAKGDLQFETSNGSTSLKPDATIVALGGASWPRLGADGGWTDILGAKGVGIAPLRPANSGFRVTWSDLFRDRFQGEPLKSVALSFGDSVVRGEATITRDGIEGGAVYALSAPLRDAVLASGEAVLRVALRPDLVHADLVTRLSAPRKKQSLSTFLRKQLGLSSVGVGLLQEATIASDLLPSTMSPDQLATFINDVPVKLTGVAPLERAISTAGGISFAEIDTHYMLRKLPGVFVAGEMLDWEAPTGGYLLQACFATGAAAGRGALDYLKR; encoded by the coding sequence TTGGATGTTGCCGTCATCGGCGCCGGTCCTGCGGGGCTGATGGCGGCTGAGATTCTGGCCAAAGGCGGCGCGCAGGTCACGGTCTACGACCGGATGCCGTCGGTCGGCCGAAAGTTCCTGCTTGCCGGACGCGGCGGTCTCAATCTCACCCATAGCGAGCCGCTCGATCAGTTTCTTGCGCGCTATCGTGAGGCGACGCGCTATCTGCGGCCCGCCATCGAGGCATTTCCGCCGGACGCATTGCGGGCATGGAGCGATAGCCTCGGCCAGCCGACATTCGTTGGATCGAGCGGGCGAGTTTTTCCCCACGCCTTCAAGGCATCGCCGTTGCTGCGTGCGTGGCTGCGCCGTCTGGATCAACTCGGTGTCGAGTTCGCGCTTCGTCATCGGTGGACGGGATGGAATGCGAAGGGCGATCTGCAATTCGAGACCTCCAACGGCTCGACATCGCTCAAGCCTGACGCGACGATCGTCGCGCTTGGCGGTGCAAGCTGGCCGAGGCTTGGCGCAGATGGCGGCTGGACCGATATTCTGGGCGCGAAGGGCGTCGGCATCGCGCCGTTGCGCCCGGCCAATAGCGGATTTCGCGTGACGTGGTCCGATCTGTTCCGCGATCGTTTCCAGGGCGAGCCGTTGAAAAGCGTGGCGCTGTCGTTTGGCGACAGTGTCGTGCGCGGCGAGGCGACGATCACGCGCGACGGCATCGAGGGCGGTGCGGTCTATGCGTTGTCCGCCCCGTTGCGCGATGCCGTGCTTGCAAGCGGCGAAGCTGTTCTCCGCGTTGCGCTCAGGCCGGATCTTGTTCATGCCGATCTCGTCACGCGCCTGAGCGCGCCGAGAAAGAAGCAATCGCTCTCGACCTTCCTGCGCAAGCAACTGGGTCTGTCGTCTGTCGGCGTCGGCCTGCTTCAGGAGGCGACCATCGCGTCTGATCTGCTGCCTTCGACAATGTCGCCGGACCAGCTGGCGACATTCATCAACGACGTTCCGGTCAAGCTGACCGGCGTTGCACCGCTGGAGCGTGCGATTTCGACGGCGGGCGGGATTTCTTTCGCTGAGATCGACACGCATTATATGCTGCGCAAATTGCCGGGCGTGTTTGTGGCCGGTGAGATGCTGGATTGGGAAGCGCCGACCGGCGGTTATCTGCTGCAAGCCTGCTTCGCGACCGGCGCAGCGGCCGGGCGAGGGGCACTGGACTATCTGAAGCGCTAG
- a CDS encoding ATP-binding cassette domain-containing protein, which yields MAPPLIQLKDIALTFGGTPLLAGVELAVSAGERVCLIGRNGSGKSTLLKIVAGLVEADKGSRFVQPGATIRYLPQEPDFDGFQTTLAYVEAGLNPGDEPYEAQYLLEQLGLSGTEDPANLSGGEARRAALARVLAPSPDILLLDEPTNHLDLTTIEWLEGELASRRSALVMISHDRRFLSNLSRVTVWLDRGQTRRIEKGFSAFEEWRDEVLAEEERDQHKLDRKIVAEEHWLRYGVSGRRKRNVKRLGNLFALREQRRDYRGTAGKASLAAAEAETSGKLVIEAKHIGKSYGERKIVDDFSIRVARGDRIGIVGPNGAGKTTLISMLTGADAPDTGTIRLGANIEMVTLDQHRESLDPKSTLADALTGGRGDSIMVNGTPKHVIGYMKDFLFSSEQARTPLEVLSGGERGRLMLARALAKPSNVLVLDEPTNDLDLETLDVLEEMLGDYQGTVILVSHDRDFLDRVVTSVIAPEGNGKWAEYAGGYSDMLAQRGADLKQRALDTAAADKPKEVKGTAAPVASSAKRRLNFNEKHALETLPKTMAKLQAEIAKQQKLLDNPELYAKDRKRFDAASAAIAKAQAELDDAEEKWLQLEMLREEIESGV from the coding sequence ATGGCGCCTCCCCTCATCCAGTTGAAAGACATCGCGCTGACCTTTGGCGGCACGCCGCTGCTGGCCGGCGTCGAGCTTGCGGTGTCCGCCGGCGAACGCGTCTGCCTGATCGGCCGCAACGGCTCCGGCAAATCGACGCTGCTGAAGATCGTCGCGGGGCTTGTGGAGGCGGACAAGGGCAGCCGCTTCGTGCAGCCCGGCGCGACCATCCGCTACCTACCGCAGGAACCGGATTTCGACGGCTTCCAGACGACGCTGGCCTATGTCGAGGCCGGTCTCAATCCCGGCGACGAGCCGTATGAGGCACAGTATCTGCTGGAGCAACTCGGCCTCTCCGGTACCGAGGATCCCGCCAATCTCTCAGGCGGTGAAGCGCGCCGCGCGGCGCTGGCGCGGGTGCTCGCGCCCTCGCCCGACATCCTGCTGCTGGACGAGCCGACCAACCATCTCGATCTGACCACCATCGAATGGCTGGAAGGCGAACTTGCGAGCCGCCGCAGCGCGCTGGTGATGATCAGCCACGACCGCCGTTTCCTCTCCAATCTGTCGCGCGTCACCGTCTGGCTCGACCGCGGCCAGACCCGCCGCATCGAGAAAGGTTTCAGCGCGTTCGAGGAATGGCGCGATGAGGTGCTGGCGGAAGAAGAACGCGACCAGCACAAGCTCGACCGCAAGATCGTCGCCGAGGAACACTGGCTGCGCTACGGCGTGTCGGGACGGCGCAAGCGCAACGTCAAGCGCCTCGGCAACCTGTTCGCGCTGCGCGAGCAGCGCCGCGACTATCGCGGCACCGCCGGCAAGGCCAGCCTCGCGGCCGCCGAAGCCGAGACCTCCGGCAAGCTTGTCATCGAGGCCAAGCACATCGGCAAATCCTATGGCGAGCGCAAGATCGTCGACGATTTCTCCATCCGCGTGGCGCGCGGCGACCGCATCGGCATCGTCGGCCCCAACGGCGCCGGCAAGACCACGCTCATCAGCATGCTGACCGGCGCCGACGCGCCCGACACCGGGACCATCCGCCTCGGAGCCAACATCGAGATGGTGACGCTCGACCAGCACCGCGAGAGCCTCGATCCGAAGTCGACGCTGGCGGATGCGCTGACCGGCGGCCGCGGCGACAGCATCATGGTCAACGGCACGCCGAAGCACGTCATTGGCTACATGAAGGACTTTCTTTTCAGCAGCGAGCAGGCCCGCACGCCGCTTGAAGTTCTGTCCGGCGGCGAACGCGGACGGCTGATGCTGGCGCGCGCTCTGGCCAAGCCATCCAATGTGCTGGTGCTGGACGAGCCGACCAACGACCTCGATCTCGAAACTCTCGATGTGCTGGAGGAAATGCTCGGTGATTATCAGGGCACCGTCATTCTCGTCAGCCATGATCGCGATTTCCTCGACCGCGTGGTGACCTCGGTGATCGCGCCGGAAGGCAACGGAAAATGGGCGGAATATGCCGGCGGCTATTCCGACATGCTGGCGCAGCGCGGCGCGGACCTGAAGCAACGCGCACTGGACACTGCCGCCGCCGACAAGCCGAAAGAAGTCAAGGGGACAGCGGCACCGGTGGCCTCGTCCGCGAAGCGCCGCCTCAACTTCAACGAGAAACACGCACTGGAAACCCTGCCCAAGACAATGGCGAAGCTCCAGGCCGAGATCGCCAAACAGCAGAAGCTGCTCGACAATCCGGAACTCTATGCCAAGGATCGCAAGAGGTTTGACGCCGCGTCCGCTGCGATTGCCAAGGCGCAGGCGGAACTCGACGACGCCGAGGAAAAGTGGCTCCAACTGGAAATGCTGCGTGAGGAAATCGAGAGCGGGGTCTAG
- a CDS encoding YaiI/YqxD family protein has product MTQTTRIYVDADACPVKDEIYRVAARHNLPVSVVAGNFIRVPNDPLIERIAAGSGMDAADDWIAERAQKGDIVVTSDIPLAARCVKAGADVIAPNGKPFSEESIGMTLAVRNLMTDLRSSGEITGGPRSYSPKDRSAFLSALDQTIRRIQRAQQK; this is encoded by the coding sequence TTGACCCAGACGACCCGCATCTATGTCGACGCCGACGCCTGCCCGGTAAAGGACGAGATTTATCGTGTCGCCGCGCGCCATAATCTGCCGGTCAGCGTGGTGGCGGGCAATTTCATCCGCGTGCCGAACGATCCGCTGATCGAGCGGATTGCCGCAGGTTCGGGGATGGATGCCGCCGACGACTGGATTGCGGAACGCGCGCAAAAGGGCGATATCGTCGTCACCTCGGACATTCCGCTGGCGGCACGCTGCGTGAAGGCCGGTGCGGACGTGATCGCGCCGAACGGCAAGCCGTTCTCCGAAGAGAGCATCGGCATGACGCTGGCGGTGCGCAACCTGATGACGGATCTGCGCTCCAGCGGCGAAATCACCGGCGGGCCGCGCTCCTATTCACCCAAGGACCGCTCCGCGTTCCTCTCGGCCCTCGACCAGACCATTCGCCGCATCCAGCGCGCGCAACAGAAATAG
- a CDS encoding xanthine dehydrogenase family protein molybdopterin-binding subunit, whose translation MLDHPSLLSAENDVALQKFGVGQPVRRKEDDTLVRGKGTYTDDLSLPGQVYAWIVRSSHAHGVIKNIDVEAARAMTGVLGVWTGQDLARAGYNPFTCGLPMKNRDGSPLFQTDRLPLMTDKVRFVGDPVAFVVARTLAQAREAGEAVVVDIDPLPSVTRAEDAAKPGAPQLYDHIPNNVALDYHSGDDAALDAAFAKAAHVTRLGIVNTRLAVVAMEPRAALASYDKTTQRFTIEVPTQGVAGNRTSLAKTMNVPNDKVHLLTRNVGGSFGMKNTSYPEYVCILHAARELGLPVKWTDERSTSFLSDSHGRAQDVDCELALDANGSFLGVRVRGYGNLGAYITGVAPLPLSLNIAKNINSVYRTPLIGVDIKCVLTNTTLMGAYRGAGRPEANYFMERLIDRAADEMGIDRLTLRKRNFIKPAQIPYAAANGLTYDSGDFPAVFGKAIEQADLAGFARRKKESRKHGKLRGIAVGSYLEITAPPNPELGKIVFEADGTVRLITGTLDYGQGHATPFAQVLAAQLGVPFDAIRLSQGDSDIVHTGNGTGGSRSIMASGTAIVEASKLVIEKGKQAAAQVLEAAEGDIEFANGQFTIAGTDRGIGIMDLAARLRDTKMPEGTPSSLDVDHTAQGVPSTFPNGCHVAEVEIDPDTGVVQIVRYSGVNDFGTVVNPMIVAGQIHGGVAQGIGQALMECVTYDDNGQPVTGSFMDYALPRAGDVPSMTLGNHPSPATSNPLGTKGCGEAGCAGSLATLVNAVLDALSDEGVTTIDMPLTPEKVWRAIQDGRKAKTATA comes from the coding sequence ATGCTCGATCACCCGTCGCTCCTCTCGGCCGAAAACGATGTCGCACTGCAAAAATTCGGGGTTGGACAGCCCGTCCGCCGCAAGGAGGACGACACGCTGGTGCGGGGCAAGGGAACCTACACCGATGACCTCAGCCTTCCGGGTCAGGTCTATGCCTGGATCGTCCGCAGCAGCCACGCCCACGGCGTCATTAAAAACATCGACGTCGAGGCCGCACGCGCGATGACGGGCGTGCTCGGCGTCTGGACCGGACAGGACCTCGCGCGCGCCGGCTACAATCCTTTCACCTGCGGCCTGCCGATGAAGAACCGCGACGGCTCGCCGCTGTTTCAGACCGACCGGCTGCCGCTGATGACCGACAAGGTGCGCTTCGTCGGCGATCCCGTCGCCTTCGTCGTCGCGCGGACGTTGGCGCAGGCGCGCGAGGCCGGCGAAGCCGTCGTGGTGGACATCGACCCGCTGCCGTCCGTCACCCGCGCCGAGGATGCAGCGAAACCCGGCGCGCCGCAGCTTTACGATCACATCCCGAACAACGTCGCGCTCGACTATCATTCCGGTGACGATGCGGCGCTCGATGCCGCATTCGCAAAGGCCGCGCACGTTACCCGCCTCGGCATCGTCAACACCCGCCTTGCGGTGGTGGCGATGGAGCCGCGCGCCGCACTGGCGAGCTACGACAAGACCACGCAGCGCTTCACCATCGAGGTGCCGACGCAGGGCGTCGCTGGCAACCGCACCTCACTGGCGAAAACGATGAACGTGCCGAACGACAAAGTTCATCTGCTGACGCGCAATGTCGGCGGGTCGTTCGGCATGAAGAACACCAGTTATCCCGAATACGTCTGCATCCTGCATGCCGCCCGCGAACTCGGCCTTCCCGTGAAATGGACCGACGAGCGATCCACGAGTTTCCTGTCCGACAGCCACGGCCGCGCGCAGGACGTGGACTGCGAACTCGCGCTTGACGCGAACGGCTCATTCCTCGGCGTGCGCGTGCGCGGCTATGGCAATCTCGGCGCCTATATCACCGGCGTCGCACCGCTGCCGCTATCTCTCAACATCGCCAAGAACATCAACAGCGTCTATCGCACGCCGCTGATCGGCGTGGATATCAAATGCGTGCTGACCAACACCACGCTGATGGGCGCCTATCGCGGCGCGGGGCGGCCCGAGGCCAACTACTTCATGGAGCGGCTGATCGATCGCGCCGCCGATGAAATGGGTATCGACCGCCTGACACTGCGCAAGCGCAACTTCATCAAGCCCGCGCAAATCCCCTACGCCGCAGCAAACGGCCTCACCTACGACAGCGGCGACTTTCCCGCCGTCTTCGGCAAGGCGATCGAACAGGCCGATCTCGCAGGCTTCGCCAGGCGCAAGAAGGAAAGCCGCAAGCACGGCAAGCTGCGCGGCATCGCCGTCGGCTCCTATCTCGAAATCACCGCGCCGCCCAATCCCGAACTCGGCAAGATCGTGTTCGAGGCCGACGGCACGGTGCGGCTCATCACCGGCACGCTCGACTACGGCCAGGGCCACGCCACACCCTTCGCGCAGGTGCTGGCGGCGCAGCTCGGCGTGCCGTTCGACGCTATCAGGCTGTCGCAGGGCGACAGCGACATCGTTCACACCGGCAACGGCACCGGCGGTTCGCGCTCGATCATGGCAAGCGGCACAGCCATTGTCGAAGCCTCGAAGCTGGTCATCGAGAAAGGCAAGCAAGCCGCGGCGCAGGTGCTGGAAGCCGCCGAAGGCGACATCGAATTCGCCAATGGGCAATTCACCATCGCCGGCACCGACCGCGGCATCGGCATCATGGATCTGGCCGCCAGATTGCGGGATACGAAGATGCCGGAGGGCACGCCGTCGTCGCTCGATGTCGATCACACCGCGCAGGGCGTTCCCTCGACCTTCCCGAACGGCTGCCATGTCGCCGAGGTCGAGATCGATCCGGACACCGGCGTTGTGCAGATCGTCCGCTACAGCGGCGTCAACGACTTCGGCACCGTGGTTAATCCGATGATCGTGGCCGGCCAGATTCATGGCGGTGTCGCGCAGGGCATCGGCCAGGCGCTGATGGAATGCGTGACCTACGACGACAACGGCCAGCCGGTGACGGGATCGTTCATGGACTACGCGCTGCCGCGCGCGGGCGACGTTCCGTCGATGACGCTCGGCAACCATCCCTCGCCCGCAACCTCGAACCCGCTCGGCACCAAGGGCTGCGGCGAAGCCGGCTGCGCCGGCAGCCTCGCGACGCTGGTCAACGCGGTGCTCGATGCGTTGTCGGATGAAGGCGTCACCACCATCGACATGCCGCTTACGCCGGAGAAGGTCTGGCGCGCGATTCAGGACGGCCGCAAGGCGAAGACAGCCACCGCGTGA
- a CDS encoding Ppx/GppA phosphatase family protein: MNEDVRLHGGSGPRVSPSGSEAREALNGDHSHVHGIAAAYAALDLGTNNCRLLIARVSNDGFRVIDSFSRIIRLGEGISTTGRISDAAISRAVSALGVCGDKIRAKGAKRLRTIATEACRAADNADAFLDLIERETGIKLEVIDRETESTLAVIGCTPLLDPRAKGAILFDIGGGSTEVVRIERPADSPHAPPVKGPWTSLPLGVVTLAEKFGGTHVTRESYGAMVDEVAGHLAPFAARHGHELSDMHLLGTSGTVTTVAGIHLGLSHYDRRRVDGLWMSDAEMDRAIARLLDMTYQDRAQNACIGTERADLVLAGCAILDAIRAAFPLPRLRVADRGLREGMLVEMMRADGAIQAS, translated from the coding sequence ATGAACGAGGACGTGCGGCTGCACGGCGGCTCCGGGCCGCGTGTGAGCCCGTCAGGATCGGAAGCGAGGGAGGCGCTGAACGGTGACCACAGTCACGTTCACGGCATCGCTGCGGCCTATGCCGCGCTCGATCTCGGCACCAATAACTGCCGCCTGCTGATTGCGCGCGTCTCCAACGACGGTTTTCGCGTGATCGACTCGTTTTCGCGCATCATCCGGCTGGGCGAGGGCATCTCGACCACCGGCCGCATCAGCGACGCGGCCATCTCACGCGCGGTCAGCGCCCTGGGCGTGTGCGGGGACAAGATCCGCGCCAAGGGCGCGAAGCGGCTGCGCACGATTGCGACCGAAGCCTGCCGCGCAGCCGACAACGCCGACGCCTTTCTCGATCTGATCGAGCGAGAGACCGGCATCAAGCTCGAAGTCATCGATCGCGAAACGGAATCGACCCTGGCGGTGATCGGCTGCACGCCGCTGCTCGATCCGAGGGCCAAAGGCGCGATCCTGTTCGACATCGGCGGCGGCTCGACCGAAGTGGTGCGGATCGAACGGCCGGCGGACAGCCCGCATGCGCCGCCGGTAAAGGGTCCATGGACCTCCCTGCCGCTCGGTGTCGTTACACTGGCGGAGAAGTTCGGCGGCACTCATGTGACGCGGGAATCCTACGGCGCGATGGTCGACGAAGTCGCAGGCCATCTCGCACCGTTCGCCGCCCGGCACGGCCACGAACTGTCCGACATGCATCTTTTGGGAACGTCGGGCACTGTGACCACGGTCGCAGGCATTCACCTCGGGCTTTCGCACTATGACCGGCGCAGGGTGGACGGCTTGTGGATGAGCGACGCCGAGATGGACCGCGCCATCGCGCGGCTGCTCGACATGACCTATCAGGACCGCGCGCAGAATGCCTGCATCGGCACCGAGCGCGCCGATCTCGTGCTGGCCGGCTGCGCCATTCTGGATGCGATCCGCGCGGCGTTTCCGCTGCCAAGGCTGCGGGTTGCGGACCGCGGCCTGCGCGAAGGCATGCTGGTCGAGATGATGCGGGCCGACGGCGCGATCCAGGCCTCCTGA
- a CDS encoding RlmE family RNA methyltransferase, with protein MAKDTTGRLHVTVKSGGKRKLSSKLWLERQLNDPYVMQAKRDGLRSRAAYKLREIDDKQHFLKSGQVVVDLGAAPGGWSQIAAKRVGSVEGRGKVVAIDLLEMPELPGVTFAQMDFLDDKAPDKLRAMIGGGADVVMSDMAANTTGHRKTDQLRIIGLVENAAAFACEILNPGGTFLAKVFQSGAEADLLAQLKRDFTTVKHVKPAASRQDSSERYVLALGFRGSNVPQ; from the coding sequence ATGGCGAAAGACACCACCGGCCGGCTGCATGTAACCGTGAAGAGCGGCGGCAAGCGCAAGCTGTCGTCGAAACTCTGGCTGGAACGTCAGCTCAACGATCCTTACGTCATGCAGGCAAAGCGTGATGGCCTCCGCTCGCGGGCGGCCTACAAGCTGCGTGAAATCGACGACAAGCAGCATTTCCTCAAATCGGGTCAGGTGGTGGTCGATCTCGGTGCGGCTCCCGGCGGATGGAGCCAGATCGCCGCCAAGCGCGTCGGCTCGGTGGAAGGACGAGGCAAGGTCGTCGCTATCGATCTTCTCGAGATGCCGGAACTTCCGGGCGTCACCTTCGCGCAGATGGATTTTCTCGACGACAAGGCGCCGGACAAACTCCGCGCGATGATCGGCGGCGGCGCGGATGTTGTGATGTCGGACATGGCCGCCAACACCACCGGGCATCGCAAGACGGATCAATTGCGCATCATCGGTCTGGTGGAGAATGCTGCGGCCTTCGCCTGCGAAATCCTCAATCCGGGCGGCACGTTTCTGGCGAAGGTGTTCCAGAGCGGCGCGGAAGCGGATCTATTGGCGCAGCTCAAGCGCGACTTCACGACGGTGAAGCATGTGAAGCCCGCCGCCAGCCGGCAGGATTCATCGGAGCGTTATGTGCTGGCGCTCGGATTTCGCGGCTCGAACGTTCCGCAATAG